One window from the genome of Pseudomonas sp. L5B5 encodes:
- a CDS encoding formylglycine-generating enzyme family protein: MTLAGAVWAEEPDNKMDNPKPLAGDVSLPLPCDGQMLFRYVYVLAQGTLDDREINLGYPFSEGESGYQQSFISGYRRDYINGQFTLKDLPGPWAKTIGPLLPKTGAGIPLKPMMYFIGKYEVTARQYAQVMAQAQSLASGEPAPACEAPEGMQGRLPKVKLSRFEAERFAAVYSAWLMKNHRDLLPVSGRGNSAEDGGLGFVRLPTEVEWEYAARGGQAVSRQELEGRLFPRRLEGSESDGPLADWAVFNQVAGGTGQAARLMPIGTKQPNPIGLFDVIGNAAEMVQESFQLVHAGRRQGTYGGFVVKGGNYLEGEGTLFTGMRREYPLFGADGTEQSNETTGFRVAIGALSAPRSRYKELFAQWQKEGRLASLTDAIDDAQDPTKRLDSIIAASVDPRLQAELGLVNEELKRNVSLIAQQREEAAGNLIQSSALVAETINNYNIRLTNLKKSQQQALDAKDEPSAKLFAEAIDNGRSALDGAVAIYIDNLATGTRYTDAVIQAQFQRIKEELNRKPVLGKSLVTRATLFVRHVGNYRQQRRADPATILKELLASTGQKS; this comes from the coding sequence ATGACCCTGGCCGGCGCCGTGTGGGCCGAAGAGCCCGACAACAAGATGGACAACCCCAAGCCCCTGGCCGGTGACGTCAGCCTGCCGCTGCCATGCGACGGCCAGATGCTGTTCCGCTACGTCTATGTGCTTGCCCAGGGCACCCTGGACGATCGCGAAATCAACCTTGGCTATCCCTTCTCCGAGGGCGAGAGCGGTTATCAGCAGTCGTTCATTTCCGGCTATCGGCGGGACTACATCAACGGCCAGTTCACCCTCAAGGACCTGCCGGGGCCCTGGGCCAAGACCATTGGCCCGCTGTTGCCCAAGACCGGCGCCGGGATACCGCTCAAGCCAATGATGTACTTCATCGGCAAGTACGAGGTCACGGCTCGCCAGTATGCTCAGGTGATGGCCCAGGCGCAGTCCCTGGCCAGTGGCGAGCCGGCTCCGGCCTGCGAGGCGCCGGAGGGCATGCAGGGGCGCCTGCCCAAGGTCAAGCTGTCGCGCTTCGAGGCCGAGCGTTTCGCCGCGGTGTACAGCGCCTGGCTGATGAAGAATCACCGCGACCTGCTGCCGGTCAGCGGGCGGGGCAACTCCGCCGAGGACGGCGGCCTGGGTTTCGTGCGCCTGCCCACTGAAGTGGAATGGGAGTACGCCGCCCGCGGCGGCCAGGCCGTGAGCCGCCAGGAGTTGGAAGGCCGGCTGTTCCCCCGCCGCCTGGAGGGCAGCGAGAGCGACGGCCCGCTGGCCGACTGGGCAGTGTTCAACCAGGTGGCCGGTGGTACTGGCCAGGCCGCGCGGCTGATGCCCATCGGTACCAAGCAGCCCAACCCCATTGGCTTGTTCGACGTGATCGGCAACGCCGCCGAGATGGTCCAGGAGTCGTTCCAGTTGGTGCATGCCGGGCGGCGCCAGGGCACCTATGGCGGTTTCGTGGTCAAGGGCGGCAACTACCTGGAAGGCGAGGGCACGCTGTTCACCGGCATGCGCCGCGAATATCCGCTGTTCGGCGCCGACGGCACCGAGCAGAGCAACGAGACCACCGGCTTTCGGGTCGCCATCGGTGCCTTGTCGGCGCCCCGCTCGCGCTACAAGGAGCTGTTTGCCCAGTGGCAGAAGGAAGGCCGCCTGGCGTCCCTGACCGATGCCATCGACGATGCCCAGGACCCTACCAAGCGCCTGGACAGCATCATCGCCGCCAGCGTCGATCCACGGCTGCAGGCCGAACTGGGGCTGGTCAACGAGGAGCTCAAGCGCAACGTGTCGCTGATCGCCCAGCAGCGTGAAGAGGCCGCCGGCAACCTGATTCAGTCCTCGGCACTGGTGGCCGAGACCATCAACAACTACAACATTCGTCTGACCAACCTGAAAAAGAGCCAGCAGCAAGCCCTCGATGCCAAGGATGAGCCCAGCGCCAAGCTGTTCGCCGAAGCCATCGACAACGGCCGCAGTGCTCTGGACGGGGCGGTGGCGATCTACATCGACAACCTGGCCACGGGTACCCGTTACACCGACGCGGTGATCCAGGCGCAATTTCAACGAATCAAGGAAGAGCTCAATCGCAAGCCAGTGCTCGGCAAGAGCCTGGTGACGCGCGCTACGTTATTCGTCCGCCATGTCGGGAATTATCGCCAGCAACGGCGAGCCGACCCGGCGACGATTTTGAAGGAACTGCTCGCATCGACCGGTCAGAAGTCATGA
- the tagQ gene encoding type VI secretion system-associated lipoprotein TagQ, with amino-acid sequence MLFSRNPFASTSKRHLLLVAAGFSTVLTGCATSPVSKVASTTKVEYYPSCYEPVQHLRATDSDMTKSVVTGAALGAAGGALLGALTGGENRGRNAAIGAAGGALAGGAAGYYTERQKQIADDNQRIASYATDVNKSVADIDRSTAYARASQTCYQRAFDSLISSRKANSINDVEGRKRLAEIVSGLKESNDLITAVNGRASEDLSKYNQAYEQDLQQVGVQRTDVVKVASADTTPVTTGKGKGKGKTPPKAKLPTVPQEAVSTEKSMQQAKTKQAESNKVASSGQTQVNSMCKNPDLGDWAPVPCPNV; translated from the coding sequence ATGCTTTTTTCCCGCAACCCATTTGCTTCAACGTCCAAGCGTCACCTGCTGTTGGTTGCCGCCGGGTTCAGCACCGTATTGACCGGTTGCGCGACCTCTCCGGTGTCCAAGGTCGCCTCGACCACCAAGGTCGAGTACTACCCGAGCTGCTACGAGCCAGTGCAGCACTTGCGTGCCACTGATTCGGACATGACCAAGTCGGTCGTGACCGGTGCCGCCCTGGGCGCTGCCGGTGGTGCCTTGCTGGGTGCCCTGACCGGTGGTGAGAATCGCGGTCGCAACGCCGCCATCGGCGCCGCGGGCGGTGCCCTGGCCGGTGGGGCCGCCGGTTACTACACCGAGCGCCAGAAGCAGATTGCCGATGACAACCAGCGCATCGCTTCCTACGCGACCGACGTCAACAAGAGCGTGGCCGACATCGACCGCAGCACCGCTTATGCCCGTGCTTCGCAGACCTGCTACCAGCGTGCCTTCGACAGCCTGATCAGCTCCCGCAAGGCCAACAGCATCAACGACGTGGAAGGGCGCAAGCGCCTGGCGGAAATCGTCAGCGGGCTGAAGGAGTCCAACGACCTGATCACCGCCGTGAATGGCCGAGCCAGCGAGGACCTGAGCAAATACAACCAGGCCTACGAGCAGGACCTGCAGCAAGTGGGTGTGCAGCGTACCGACGTGGTCAAGGTGGCGAGCGCCGACACCACGCCGGTGACCACCGGCAAGGGCAAGGGCAAAGGCAAGACGCCTCCGAAGGCGAAGCTGCCGACCGTGCCCCAGGAAGCGGTGAGCACCGAGAAGTCGATGCAGCAGGCCAAGACCAAGCAGGCCGAGAGCAACAAGGTGGCCAGCAGTGGCCAGACCCAGGTCAACAGCATGTGCAAGAACCCGGACCTGGGCGACTGGGCACCGGTGCCTTGCCCGAACGTCTGA
- a CDS encoding helicase — translation MKFRFLLWVLGLLMGKASRNNPAFQQQLGDKELVFQLQTLDGKVARHFFVKDQRVTSRSGVYPEPAFAIAFKDAAYGFATLQAKNKQLAFMTGIQDKSIQIKGNPALVIWFQGLTKYLKPRKPKPKA, via the coding sequence ATGAAATTTCGTTTTCTCCTCTGGGTGCTTGGCCTGTTGATGGGCAAAGCCAGTCGCAACAATCCTGCTTTCCAGCAACAGCTGGGCGACAAGGAGCTGGTGTTCCAGCTGCAGACGCTCGACGGCAAGGTTGCTCGGCATTTCTTCGTCAAGGACCAGCGTGTCACCAGCCGTTCGGGTGTATACCCCGAGCCTGCGTTCGCCATTGCCTTCAAGGACGCCGCCTACGGCTTTGCGACCCTGCAGGCGAAGAACAAGCAGCTGGCGTTCATGACCGGGATCCAGGACAAGTCGATCCAGATCAAGGGCAATCCGGCACTGGTGATCTGGTTCCAGGGGTTGACCAAGTATCTGAAGCCAAGAAAACCCAAGCCCAAGGCTTGA
- a CDS encoding aminoacyl-tRNA deacylase and HDOD domain-containing protein encodes MTEVALATATPHAPSVIRLLLGKLAIGYNEVIDHPELPAARKVQAVLLDDAVGALMVLFPQSQLLDLNRLAELTGRRLRSVATERLERMLGKHSLSLLPGLPALTSSPCLYEESLLHEPSLLIHSGEPGVLLEITREDFKSMLSKASAGTFGESLGSIRPNLDRPDDDREEISQAMQAFTARRIQQRLEATIEIPPLAETAQKIIKLRVDPNATIDDITGVVETDPALAAQVVSWAASPYYASPGKIRSVEDAIVRVLGFDLVINLALGLALGKTLSLPKDQPQHATPYWQQSIYTAAVIEGLTRAMPRPQRPEAGLTYLAGLLHNFGYLLLAHVFPPHFSLICRHLEVNPHLCHSYVEQHLLGISREQIGAWLMRYWDMPDELSTALRFQHDPSYDGAYAEYPNLACLAVRLLRSRGIGSGPREDIPDALLERLGLTRDKAEDVVSKVLEAEVLLRELASQFSQA; translated from the coding sequence ATGACAGAAGTTGCCCTCGCCACTGCAACCCCGCACGCGCCATCTGTCATCCGGTTGCTGCTCGGCAAGCTGGCCATCGGCTATAACGAAGTCATCGACCATCCAGAGCTGCCAGCCGCGCGTAAAGTCCAGGCGGTATTGCTGGATGACGCCGTCGGCGCGCTGATGGTGCTGTTCCCGCAGAGCCAGTTGCTGGACCTGAACCGCCTGGCCGAACTCACTGGCCGGCGCCTGCGATCGGTTGCCACCGAACGCCTGGAGCGCATGCTCGGCAAGCACAGCCTGAGCCTGTTGCCCGGCCTGCCAGCCCTGACCAGCTCCCCCTGCCTGTACGAAGAGAGCCTGCTGCACGAACCCAGCCTGCTGATCCATTCGGGTGAGCCGGGCGTGCTGCTGGAAATCACCCGCGAAGACTTCAAGAGCATGCTCAGCAAGGCCAGCGCCGGCACGTTCGGCGAGTCGCTGGGCAGCATTCGTCCCAACCTCGACCGCCCGGATGACGACCGCGAGGAGATCTCCCAGGCGATGCAGGCCTTCACCGCGCGGCGCATCCAGCAACGCCTGGAAGCCACCATCGAGATCCCGCCCCTGGCGGAAACCGCACAGAAGATCATCAAGCTGCGGGTCGACCCCAACGCCACCATCGACGACATCACCGGCGTGGTGGAAACCGACCCGGCCCTCGCCGCACAAGTGGTGAGCTGGGCGGCATCGCCCTACTACGCCTCACCGGGCAAGATTCGCTCGGTGGAGGACGCCATCGTCCGCGTGCTGGGTTTCGACCTGGTGATCAACCTGGCGCTGGGCCTGGCCCTGGGCAAGACCCTGAGCCTGCCCAAGGACCAGCCACAGCACGCCACGCCGTACTGGCAGCAATCGATCTACACCGCCGCCGTGATCGAAGGCCTGACCCGCGCCATGCCTCGCCCCCAGCGCCCCGAAGCCGGCCTGACCTACCTGGCGGGCCTGTTGCACAACTTCGGCTACCTGCTGCTGGCCCACGTGTTCCCGCCCCATTTCTCGCTGATCTGCCGGCACCTGGAGGTCAACCCGCACCTGTGTCACAGCTACGTCGAGCAGCACCTGCTGGGCATCAGTCGCGAGCAGATCGGGGCCTGGCTGATGCGCTACTGGGACATGCCGGACGAGCTCTCCACCGCCCTGCGCTTCCAGCACGACCCGAGCTACGACGGCGCCTACGCCGAGTACCCGAACCTGGCCTGCCTGGCGGTGCGCCTGCTGCGCAGCCGTGGCATCGGTTCCGGCCCGCGCGAGGACATTCCCGACGCCCTGCTCGAACGCCTGGGCCTGACCCGTGACAAGGCCGAGGATGTGGTGAGCAAGGTGCTGGAAGCCGAAGTGCTGCTGCGCGAACTGGCCTCGCAGTTCAGCCAGGCCTGA
- the recG gene encoding ATP-dependent DNA helicase RecG, whose protein sequence is MSELSKVPVTALKGVGEAMAEKLAKVGLENLQDVLFHLPMRYQDRTRVVPIGALRPGQDAVVEGTVSGADVVMGKRRSLLVRLQDGTGGLSLRFYHFSNAQKEGLKRGTRVRCYGEARPGASGLEIYHPEYRAISADEPPPVDQTLTPIYPLTEGLTQQRLRMLCQQSLAMLGPRSLPDWLPDELARDYQLAPLDDAIRYLHHPPADADVDELALGHHWAQHRLAFEELLTHQLSQQRLRDSLRSQRAPVLPLAKKLPPRYLKNLGFAPTGAQQRVGKEIAYDLSQPEPMLRLIQGDVGAGKTVVAALAALQALEAGYQVALMAPTEILAEQHFITFKRWLEPLGLEVAWLAGKLKGKNRTAALEQIAAGAPMVVGTHALFQDEVQFKNLALVIIDEQHRFGVQQRLALRQKGVGGRLCPHQLIMTATPIPRTLAMSAYADLDTSILDELPPGRTPVNTVLVTDSRRVEVIERVRAACAEGRQAYWVCTLIEESEELTCQAAETTFEDLSSALGELRVGLIHGRMKAPEKAAVMAEFKAGNLQLLVATTVIEVGVDVPNASLMIIENPERLGLAQLHQLRGRVGRGSAASHCVLLYHPPLSQIGRQRLGIMRETNDGFVIAEKDLQLRGPGEMLGTRQTGLLQFKVADLMRDADLLPAVRDAAQALLERWPTHVSPLLERWLRHGQQYGQV, encoded by the coding sequence AACCTCCAGGACGTGCTGTTCCACCTGCCCATGCGTTATCAGGATCGCACCCGCGTCGTGCCCATCGGCGCCCTGCGCCCGGGCCAGGACGCGGTGGTCGAGGGCACCGTCAGCGGCGCCGACGTGGTCATGGGCAAGCGTCGCAGCCTGCTGGTGCGCCTGCAGGACGGCACCGGCGGCCTGAGCCTGCGCTTCTACCATTTCAGCAATGCCCAGAAGGAAGGCCTCAAGCGCGGCACCCGGGTACGCTGCTACGGCGAAGCCCGGCCTGGAGCCTCGGGACTGGAGATCTACCATCCGGAGTATCGCGCTATCAGCGCCGACGAACCGCCGCCGGTGGACCAGACGCTGACCCCCATCTACCCGCTCACCGAAGGCCTGACCCAGCAACGCCTGCGCATGCTCTGCCAGCAGAGCCTGGCCATGCTCGGCCCCCGCAGCCTGCCCGACTGGCTACCCGATGAACTGGCCCGGGACTACCAGCTGGCCCCGCTGGACGATGCGATCCGCTACCTGCATCACCCACCGGCCGACGCTGACGTCGATGAGCTGGCCCTGGGTCATCATTGGGCCCAGCACCGCCTGGCCTTCGAAGAGCTACTGACTCACCAGCTGTCCCAGCAGCGCCTGCGTGACAGCCTGCGCTCCCAGCGTGCGCCGGTGCTGCCCCTGGCGAAAAAGCTGCCGCCCCGCTACCTGAAGAACCTGGGATTCGCCCCCACCGGCGCCCAGCAGCGAGTGGGCAAGGAAATCGCCTACGACCTGAGCCAGCCCGAGCCCATGCTGCGGCTGATCCAGGGCGACGTGGGCGCCGGCAAGACGGTCGTCGCCGCCCTCGCCGCCCTGCAGGCGCTGGAGGCCGGCTACCAGGTGGCGTTGATGGCACCTACCGAAATCCTGGCCGAACAGCACTTCATCACCTTCAAGCGCTGGCTGGAGCCACTGGGCCTGGAAGTCGCCTGGCTGGCCGGCAAGCTCAAGGGCAAGAACCGCACCGCCGCCCTGGAGCAGATCGCCGCCGGCGCACCCATGGTGGTGGGCACCCATGCGTTGTTCCAGGACGAAGTGCAGTTCAAGAACCTGGCCCTGGTGATCATTGACGAACAGCACCGCTTCGGCGTCCAGCAACGCCTGGCCCTGCGCCAGAAAGGCGTGGGCGGCCGCCTCTGTCCGCACCAGTTGATCATGACCGCCACGCCGATCCCCCGGACCCTGGCCATGAGCGCCTACGCCGACCTGGACACCTCGATCCTCGACGAGCTGCCACCCGGGCGCACGCCGGTGAACACCGTGCTGGTGACCGACAGCCGGCGCGTCGAAGTGATCGAGCGGGTCCGCGCCGCATGTGCCGAAGGGCGCCAGGCCTACTGGGTCTGCACCCTGATCGAGGAATCCGAGGAGCTCACCTGCCAGGCCGCCGAAACCACCTTCGAGGACCTCTCCAGCGCCCTCGGAGAATTGCGCGTGGGTCTGATCCACGGACGCATGAAGGCGCCCGAGAAAGCCGCGGTGATGGCCGAGTTCAAGGCCGGCAACCTGCAGCTGCTGGTGGCCACCACGGTGATCGAGGTGGGGGTCGACGTGCCCAATGCCAGCTTGATGATCATCGAGAACCCGGAGCGCCTGGGCCTGGCGCAACTGCACCAGTTGCGTGGCCGGGTCGGTCGCGGCAGTGCCGCCAGCCACTGCGTGCTGCTCTACCATCCACCGCTTTCACAAATCGGTCGTCAACGCCTGGGCATCATGCGCGAGACCAACGACGGTTTCGTCATCGCCGAAAAGGATCTGCAACTGCGTGGCCCCGGGGAAATGCTCGGTACACGCCAGACCGGATTGCTGCAGTTCAAGGTCGCCGACCTGATGCGCGATGCCGACTTGCTACCGGCGGTACGCGATGCTGCCCAGGCGCTGCTGGAGCGCTGGCCGACCCACGTCAGCCCGCTGCTGGAACGCTGGCTGCGCCACGGCCAGCAATACGGTCAAGTGTGA